In Podospora pseudopauciseta strain CBS 411.78 chromosome 2 map unlocalized CBS411.78m_2, whole genome shotgun sequence, the genomic stretch AGTAGCAGTTGCACAATTTCTCGGTGACCGTAGTGCGAGGCAACCTCAAGGACGGTACCGAGTGCGCCGTCCAACATcgtgttgttgatggcggcGCCAGATGCCAGCAGCACCTCGACCGTTTCCTTGTGGCCCCCCTCAACAGCCGCGCGAAGGGCTGTGTGGGGTGGCAAAAATCTGAAGTACTGGGGATCGTGACCGTTGCGTAGCAGCAGACTTACCACTTCGTGGTGGCCTTTAGATGCAGCAGCTTGGAGGGCAGATCTATACGTGTAACTCGCACCGTCTGCTTCGGCACCGTGTTGCAACAGTAACTGCACAATCTCTTGGTCGCCTTTTGCTGATGCGACCCCCAGAATGTCAGAACCAGGCCTGTcccaatcatcatcatcgggaTCTGCGCCGCgtgccagcagcagccgaacAACTTCAAGGTGTCCTAGGCTTATGGCAGTATGAAGTGGACTGCCAACGGAATTGTCTTTAAAACTGACATTTGCGCCCTTGTTCAGCAATAGTTTAGTAAGATCCGTGTCACCGGCAACTACAGCCTTCAACAGTAGACTGTCTAGTCGCTGCGTTTCCTCTGCATCCGTGACAATGTCTGGTATTTTCTCTATTTCCAAATGGTCCACCtgggttgctgttgttcgATTCCGGGTGTCGTCACCTTCAGGGCGATATTCCTCTGGCTGAAAGTTGGGGCTATAATAGTGAGCCACGTTGAAAGGGCTGTTTCGAAATGTCGATGTCTGAAAACTGGGCTCGTGCCAGCTAAGATTTTCGACATACTCGGGAAGCTGAGAGTACTCGCTGAAACGCAACGGAAGCGTTTGCGAGAAAGAGCTTTCAGGTGCTCCTGATGCATCAGATGTAACTGCCTTAAGCCAGGCCTCGGCTGACTCGCGTCCTAGTTGAACTAGCTGAAATTGTAGACGGATATCTTCAAATTTGTGTGTGGCCGTATACTCCTCTGGACTTGGCGATCCCTGGACATTTGTGTCATCAGGCCATTGCAACGATGTTTCCGAGAAAACTTGCGAATTTTCGTCATTCCGTACGGCTTGGCTATCGCTATCCGCGGTTTCCCGTAAACCATCATGTTGGTTCTTATTAAAGGGATCCGCGGGTAGGCAATAATGAGCAAGGCGTTCTAAATGGCCTTTGATGTGCTCGTGCATGATTTTGTTGTCCTCGAAGCCAGTGGGACAAAGGGGACATGGCCGCAATGGTTTGGTGGATGTTCTGAATGCAGCGGCCATTAGCTCTGGTGAGAAGAGCTCTGGTTTTGCGTCAGGGTGAAATTGTTCAATATGAGAAATAAACTCCTCTTGCTTCTCAAACTCTGTTGGTGCCTCATGATTATCGCAATGCCATGATTTTGTATGAATGTTCTCATGGTCTATCCATTCTCGGTATGAGCCGTAGAGACGATGAGAATCTTGACACACTTCGTGGGTGCATTGGTACGGTTGGAGATCGTGGATAAGATGTGCCCTGCAGGATAATCAGCACTAGATCAAGTGATACCAAGGTGACAACTTACTTCCATGCCTTTTCCCCGAGATACCTTCCAGGACACAGTACATGACAATAGGGACAGGTGAAATAGTCGCTACTCAAGAGATCTTTAGGCGCAGGTGGCCACTGAAGCACTAACTGGTTTTTGGTAGCCGGAATTACAGCGGTGGATGCGTGACTCTGGTATGAGAAGACAGACTCGTTGTCGTCAAATCTGAACTTGCTCTCGTCCAACCTTGTAGCGGAAGTTGCCTCTGAATGTTCGTGTCTTGAAATAGCCGAGGGGGTAGCAAGATGAACAGTGGCATTTGGTGTATTTCCCGTCCGGAAAAGAGCTTCAGAGGTGGCTGGCTTATTTGAGCCAGTTGGTCTCACGGTCTGCGTTGGGTCCCGGCTTATCCTGGCAGTGTGTTCCTTCCAGTAGATGAACTGTTGTCTTCGTCGAACGTTGGCCATGCCAATCCTCCGTAGGAGGTGATTGGACGCCGAGGCGTATTTGTCCAAGATGTCATTGTGGATTGTAGAGTTTTGTGACGATTGAAAAGTTTGCACTAGGTATTGCTTAtgtcgatgaagaagaatCACGATTTCGACTTCGGCTCTTTCATTGATATACTGCTCCCTTTCATGTGCTGCGATGTGCCGAAAGAGCTCTTGTGTAGCTCTTTCAGGTCGGTTTCGAGGGCTTCTGATTCGCGCTGCCAGACCGTACAACGCGTTGATGGTCTCTGTAATTCCATTTTGACGAAAGTCCAGTTCATGAGTAGATTCCTCGCTGCTAACAGAGCCAATGGCACTCTGATTCGACGACCTGCTACTGTCGTTATCGGATGAACTCTGAGTCTCCAAATCCCGTGCTTGTTGTTCAAACGGAAGGCGGTCGCCTTTCAGAACAGCCAGGGTGTTCTCAAGGTGATCAAGCAAAGCACTTAGCAGACGTAGTAGCTGGGACTTGACCAGGACGGCATCGCGGACCCGATAGTCGAGAGAGCTATGGCCTTGATGATGAAGGCCTAAGCTATGCGCGCATAATCGAAACCTTTGTTCCTCTTTGGTAAAGTGCGTTTGAAGTGTGCCGCTGTGTAAATTCAACAAACTTTCAAAGACTTGGAAAACTCGCTTTCCTGCGCGATAGAGAGCCGGGCCATCCATGACTGACGCCCTGATCGAGGCTGGGGTGCTTGCTGTGCTATGTTTGAGGTAATTTGAAAGCGGGGTCTGACGTTCTCGCGAGCTGGGTTGAGGTGACTGAGCTGGTCATGCATTCAGCTGAAAGGTAAAGGCTTTGATTGGTGCTTGGGGTTGCTGGCAGCCACACGGCAATctctccttccacccccgCTTCCTAAGTTGCTCAAGCAAGCGCTATTCAACAGAAGGCCTCTAAAAGCAGTGCGAAAGCAATCAACTATGTCAGGCTTCGAAGTTGCTGGAGTGGTACTTGGCGCAATACCGCTGGTCATCGCTTCTTTGGAGCATTATCAAGCTGGCAAGGGCGCTGTCGCCTCCTTCGTCAAGTACGGTGGTTTGCTTGAAAACCTAATCCTCCGCCTAACGATACACCAACATCTCTATCATACAGACATTCTGTTCCTTCTTCAAGCGGCTGGCGTAGTAGAGCTGAACCTGCGAGACGAAGACACAGTTGCAGAGTGCTTTCGACTGCTGAGGGATCCCGAAGTCAACGAAGAGATTGATGACTGGCTAGGTCCGTTGAGTGATCCATTCAAGCAGCTTGTTGGGCAATATGAGTCTTCGCTGAAGGCAATAGTGGGACATATCAAGCATATTCAGCGACTCCCTGATGTGAGTTCAACTGGTACTCTCTATGTAATgtctgatgctgatgatttGCGAACCAGACCCAGAAGGATGACCTTGGCTCGCTCCTTCAAGCGAACCCACCAGATAAAAAGATCACTTTCACGGAAAGAGTCTCGTTCACAATCAAGCGGGGAAAATTGAAAGCACTCTATGAAGAGCTCGATCAAAGCAGGCTCTCCTTGGGGACTATTATTGAGAAACGCAAAGGCCTGCAGGAGTTCTCTTCATATGAGCCGTCTCCACACGCCGGCCGCATTGTGCTGAGGCTTACCCAGATCCGCAATCCGGCATGTTCGCTCTCATACGCCCTTCATAAGAGCTGCTGTTGCAGATGTGTTGGGAGCCACAGGATACTTTTCCGACTTGAAAGTCGAATACCGATTGATCGGCAACATAAAAGAACCAGTCGACTCTTGAAAAATTCCACTACATTCAATCTAGTATTATCTATCGAACCCACCATTTCATCGCGGGCGCTTGTCCATGTATTGTCTCCAGATACAGAGCTGGCAGCAGATGAGTATGATTAAAAAACACTGAAAAGTCCATGCTATATATGGCTAACTGATGGATAGTCATCCAACCGACAGCCGAAGCGTGTCCACAAGATTACCAACAGTCAGATTTGCAATTGCGGAGATCCCAACCCGACCACATTTACAACCCTCCAGGCCAAGCACCTTGGACCTCTGCAAGGCTGTGCGTGATACACATCATAGAAGCCGTATGATTCGACTCCAGCTTACGGCTGATGTTCTGAAcatggatgacgaggagggagccGATGAACTAACCACGACTCTATCGCCTTCACCTGCAGAAACCCTGAAGAGGGTACTCGAGCAAGGGCACCTGAACGAAGACACACAACTGACGTATAAACAACGAACAATATTGGCACTCGACATCGCAGCTTCGATTCTCCAGCTTCAACGGACCAACTGGCTCGTCACGCCGTGGGACTGCACCAAAATCAAGCTTCTTGCTGTGGAAAACGCTAATTCTACCACGGGAATGAGTGGCAAGATGTTTGGACCTTTTGTTGAGCAGGAAGTTACCAGATCTGGCCCCCGGACACGAAGTATCAGCAACACACCAGAACCAAAGGATGTTCTCCTCGAGCTCGCCATTCTCCTGCTCGAGATATGGACCCATCGAACACTGGAGATGTGGGCTGAAAAGGCCGACCAAGCAATCATGACCGACACCCCAGATCGCCGGCTGATCGCTCTGATTCGATGGTTAGATGCCACTTCACAACAGCTACCGTCGCAGTACGAAACCGCGGCTAGGCAATGCGTGGCCATGTGTGTGGAGCAAAGATGGGCATGGGATGACATTGAGTTTCAAAAGCGCTTTGGGGAGAATGTGGTCAAGCCGCTGCTTGATACATGTAAGGTGTGGGACTGAATAAGTGAGAATAGCCATGGGCATATCCGTTATAGATGCAACAAAGGTTCTTGGTGTCACCCTAATTAGGTACTTACATGTGTGAACCTCATCATTCTCATCAAGGAAGGATGTCTTTCCATTGTCTATTTCCCCTGTTCGTATAGTACCTAGCTGGAAGTCTTGAGGAGATGCTATGGTCCAGCATGCCCTTGCCTAGACCTACATAATGGCTAGATCAGAACCATTCTATCACATACGAACATACCTGGCAGAAGAATGATTGAACCGGCTTCCGCATAAGTGGGGCTCCAAGTAGGACTGTGTGGCCTAGGTACCTTATATCGAAATGAAGCTTCCCCACGTGCCACCGTGCCTTGTTCTCTGGCTTCTACCGGGATAGGGTGGGGCGAAAGGTGGGTCCTACAATCATTGGCTACAAACGGCGTGTCATGGTTGTGGTAATCTTTGGTGTGGCTGAATAAAGGCGTAACGAAAATAGGGTCGTCTGAGTGTGCTCAACTGGCTAGGTAGAACACAAGGAGATGGCGTAAACCCCTATCGCTCAACAACTGATGATTTCGATGGTGTGAATCACCGCTGACCTGGCCAGCAGGAAAGATAAATATCTCTCTCAACGTACATGCAACTGTGTAGACAACAACCATCATCTACCCATCAATTGCAGCCGCCATTGTCCTTGTACTTGTATCTCCTGTTGCCTGTTTGGCCCTGTTTGTTGTCCCCAGGATTCACCACCTGGGAGTCATTACTCAGAGTCATCCAGTCAGACAGCCTCCGCGACACCAACACAGACCCGAAATGGCTGCTGTGCTACCAAGGACatggatgggatgaaggAGCGCCCAAACCGGAAAGCGGACAGCGAAGTGATGACCAGCCCCTCACAATGCCACAAGCGAGCAAAAATCTAAGACGGCGATAACAGAGCCGACACCGACCACTCCATGATCAACCACTCCGTTACCGACAGCCTCGTCATCGACCGTCCCGTCACCTTTTCTACGCTTCCTCCCGAAGTGCATCGGCTCATCTTTACCCATATCGAATGCATCGATGACGTGTTTCGCCTCGAATGTGCCCTTCACGCTTCACCACTTCACTTTTCCCAGTATTTccacccaagaagaagacatTTCTCTGTTCGGCAAGTCGCTGGCTTTGGCTGGCCGCTTTCACGACTTGGACATATCCAAGGATCCCGCTTACGATTACATACGTTCAGAGATGCTGGTCAAACAGGAGACCTACTTTCCCCAAGACCAGCAGTGGATTCTTCGAAACTTGACGACAAAGCAGTTCGTCCGCTCGGAAGCCATTGCCCTGAAGCCAGAATGCATCCACGGACCCGACATCAGTGTCTTGGGCTTCGGTGAGGTCGTCATGTCGCGTATATGCTGGTCGACATCCTCATTCGCTAGTATGAGCGATACGGTCGATATCTCGAGGGGTACATGGGCAGGGCATTGCCTCGACATCACAACGCTCGTGAGACACCGAGACGAGACCAAAGAAGTGGGATGGAGCGATGTGAGCGACGAAGTGGCACGAGAGTTTGCGGTTCTCTGGGAGAAGCGAATACGGAGCCGACTGGCGTGAGACCGTCTGTAACGAGTGGTATCGAGAGTATAGAGGATTTCCTGGCCGGGTGCATTAGTATGGGCGCACGCCGTCGCTGAGAGCGAGTGCACTAAGGGCTAGACTAGTACTTACATGTTCttgccttctttttcttattttttttcttcaaaAGTCTTggcaacccctccccccccacaCCCCCAACAAAGACagtttgtttacttttaaaCCTACACTACTATTTCTTTCATTTCCATATCAACCAGGCCCGTATTCTCCAGTACGATCACTGCGAGGCACTTCCACTGAAAATAAAGCCAACTGGGCACCCAGAGACTGAACAAAAGGCCTCTGAGATTTCTTCGGATCATGAACTTCTTCGGATCATGAACTTGAAGTTCCCGAGGTTTCCAGACCGCCACAAGTAGGTATTGATGATTTTGCCGAATCAGGATTTTACAACAGTTCCCGGTTCATGTCTATTAACTCCCAgtcagcaacctcctccgaTAACCCGCTGCCGAAACTCCGGCACGGCATCTTCTTAACACATTGATGTCTCGGACACGGCTCGGACCAAAGCTAGCACACCAGAACAAACCGGTCATTGGACCCTTGCCGACCGGACCGAAACAAAAGTCTGCTTCGATCCGGTTTCTGCATCGTGACTGGCGACCAAAAGGGGAAATGGAATGGCATACAGGTTGTCGGATGAGGTTGCTGCCGTAAGGAGGTTCTGAAGATTCCCGACACCGTGGGATGAATATTTGCATTGCATAGACAATGCAATGTGTGTCGTCGATCCGGGGCATTGGGAAATTTGAACTTTGCCATTGTAGATAGATGTTTCCAACTGTTTTGTCCTGGGCAGGCTAACTAACTTCCTGAGAAACCCCGGAGATGATCAAGGAAAGAAATAACTCAACTCCGTCGAGTTGATCAccgagaaaaaaagacatgcCCTCACAGCAGtgctcttcatcctcgtcggaTGATGGAATCACGACGGATGGCAAAGGCCATGAAAAGAGACGTAGAAGAAGATAGATACGTCCTGTGGCCCTCTCTGATATCCTGTCTTTCCGAATCAGCCAGACAAAAGCGCCACTCTCGTAAGCACACTCCAGTCTCCCCTTGGGACTTACAAAGAACCACCGCCCTCTACCGTTCAAGCTCGCTGAACAATCGCAACGATGAAGGTACGTTTGCAGCTCACTGTCTATCACTTTCAATCTATACCAGAAACTAACCCTAACTGTTAGCTCACCCTTCtgaccaccatctccctcctcgcggCGGTCGGGCTCGCTGCTCCCGTGGCACCCATCTCTCGCCGCTCCCCAGCTGAGTTGGTGCCCAAGTGCGTCAATCGAGACAAACTTTCCTGCTCGTTGCTCGGCCGCATGCTCGCTGCCCGAGGCTTTGAGGTGCCGAAGATGGCGACTAGacatggggatgatgagtatcatgaggatgacgggggcggtgatggaagcgatggtgatggaggtgatggtgatggagacgatggtgatggggatggaggaaATAGTGGCAGTGACGGCGACAACGGCGGTGAGAACGGGGATGACGGCGATAACAATGGCGGTGACGgcggtgaagatggcgacAATGGCGCCAATGACGGCGAcaatgatggtggtgacgatggcggcgatggcgatggcgataATTCTGGATGCTCTGGTGGAACTGTGGTCGTCTGTGTCGATGCTGAGGTTACGGAAACCGTTGATGTCAATGCCGAAGTGGTTGTCGATGTCTCGGAAACACAAGGCACCGGCgaaggtgatggtgatggagaggCAACAACAGAAACCCCATGCACAGACGACACCGGCGCCATAATGCCATGTGTTCAAATTGACGTTCCCGGCGTTGTCACGGCTGATGTCAACACCATAGTCCTTCCCTCGGGAACCACAGAAGGGGATGACGCGGCGGCAGGAGAAGCCGAGTTGCGCGAAGTCGACGGCCTGATAGTTGTGTGCGCTGAAGTTGACCTTCTCGGTATTGATGTCGGTGCCACTGTCGTTGTCCTTCCTTCGGAAACCACAGAAAGAGATGTTGGGGCTATTGACGCTCTTGGCCTTGTCATGGTCGATGTAAGCGTCGTCTGAATGAAGTGTGGGTGGGGGTACATTGTGGGAAACGCTAATAAGCCGTCGGAATCGGTCTTGTGCCTTTCTTACCGGCTGCTCTTGTTGATGAAAGGATTCTGGGTGAAAAACAAAGCATCTGTTTGGCTAAAGGATGATTTGTTGCTTGCTGGCTTTCTGTAGTCTTGTTTTCGGGGGGTCGGACCTAAGTTGAATCCCACGCCATGTAGTTATTTCGTCGCATGGGCTTTTAAGTAATTTTAATGATATAATTCGAGTCGATTATAATCGATAGAGTTGATTTTTGGGCGGTATAATCTGTTGGAGCTGTGTTGCAATTTGTCAACTGTTAGAGGCCCTCCCTTTGTTTGTCAAGCCATGGGCTCGAGGCACTTGGCTTCATTTCTTGAATTTTGCCAGCCTACATGTAATATCACACCAGCGAGTATGATTAGCACAGATTTAAATGCACAGTTTCTAGTTCATTTTCTAATGCTCATATCATCGGTTCGGAAGTTTTATCTAGTAAGACCTCTGCCACTTGTCTGACAGCTCTCGGCAGCTGTCATCAGCCAACTGCCTAAAcacccctcaacaccacatggcccctccccgccaccaccaccagagaTCACAGGTCAACGATACACGCGGAAAGGTTCACAAACATACCTGGTCACTCTCCTGGTTTCATTACATCGCTTCTCATCTCACTCAGCTTCCTCCCAGCAATCTAATTGCCTTCAAAATGGCACCGATACCCCCACCACACCTCCCTCGTGTCATCACTTACTATCAAACTCACCACACGCCATCCGGCGACCCCATTTCCGTCCTCCCTTTGCTTCAACACTCCCCAGTCCATCTCactcacctcatcctcgccgcgATTCACATCAACGAGGACCCCAACGCCCTCACCCTAAAcgaccacccccctcccacccccgcTTCCAAACCCTATGGGCCGAACTCCGCATCCTCCAAGCCTCCGGCATCAAAGTCCTAGGCATGCTAGGCGGAGCAGCCAAAGGCTCCTTCACCCGCCTCGactacccctcctccacccccgacTTTGAAAAATACTACGCCCCTCTAGCCGCCCTCATCAAGGAGCAATCCCTTGACGGCCTAGACCTAGACGTAGAAGAGGAAATGACCCTAGGCGGTATCATCCACCTCATCGATCGTCTCCGCTCCGACTTCGGCCCAGGCTTTATCATCACTCTCGCCCCCGTAGCAGCAGCATTGCTAAACCATCAACACAACCTCAGCGGGTTCGACTACGAAGCGTTGGAGGTCATGAGGGGCAGGGAGATAAGCTGGTACAACACGCAGTTCTACTGCGGGTGGGGTGACTGCTCCAACCCGGTCATGTACGAGATGCTGCTCGTCAAGGGGTGGGACCCGGAGAAGATTGtggttgggctggtgaccAACCCGGAAAACGGGGGTGGGTTCGTCCCCTTTGAGGTGTTGGGAAACGTGATACCTCTGCTGGCGGGGCGGCACCCGAGGTTTGGTGGGGTCATGGGGTGGGAGTACTTCAACAGTTTGCCGGGCGGCAGGGAGAGGCCTTGGGAGTGGGCGGAGCTGATGGGGGGTTACCTGAGGGGTAGGAGGAGCGTGGACGATCAGGGCCTGAagcaggccgaggaggatgtcaagcGACTGAGAGAGAAGGCGGAGCAGGAGCGGAAACGAGGAGCGGCGGCGGATTCGGATGGTGAGGACGGGAACGAGGTTCAGGTTCCGGTGCCGAAAGATTTCGAGTATCACTCGGATGGGCTattggaggacgaggattCATCACAGCTACCATGAATCCTTGGTCCCGACACAAGATATCCTGTCTAGGCGGGACAAAATCAGACCACTTTTACCCAGATGTGTGCACTCGCAGACAAGCTTAACAGTGCCAAGCAGCATCATCGGCACCAGCCAAGGCAAAGGGGGAAGGAATCTGGAAAACAGGGTCCAAGGTCTTTCAGCCAATTGCAGGTCACGGCCAGCTGTCCTGTCCCCTTCTTGCTGGGGCTTGGAATTTTGAATTGTGCGCATTCCAGTGCACGGGTAGGCTGACAAGACGTGTCAAGTTTAGGGAAGGCCTCTCTGGGAATGATGGAACAATTATATGTGGATTTAGCTCAAGATCCCAAGAAAGGCTGCAGCATTTCAGGATCGAGGCCGCTAAACTATCCACTACTGTGGGCTCACATGAAAGGAACAGACAGACGGGACGGTCAACAAAGCCGTCGACCACGAACACACTATTTTCGAGTCACATCCGTTCTGACAATCTAAAGCCTTTACAAAATAAACTCGGCCCTCCATGTGTCGCGGCGCTGAACTTGATGTAATGTGCGGTGTGGGACAATAGCTGCGGATGATGCCGGTGGCTGGGCGGGactgatgatgacgggatATGTCGTATTTCTTTTGGACATACGTCAACCGTCTGAATGGCGCTGCGCGAGGAGGTCGCGGAGGCTCAACCGTCGCTGTGCCGTAAACGCCACGTACGGGTGCGATGTGATGTAATCTAGGGGTccagctgttgttgaacAAAGACGTTTTGTTTGTGACGTTCGAGAGACtgatagaaaaaaaagcggAAGACACCGTTGGATGGTAGTTGGATGGTGGATGGGCCTATGACTCCATTCCATGAGTCGTCGCCGCCGGGAGATCAAAAAGAGAGGCTGATGTCAAAGCCGGAGCTCTGATGTCAGTTAGTCAGGGCATCGCTGACGATGGTTACAACCGCTGCCAAAACACTCGGTGAAATTGGCGCGTGTTAGACCGAGCGACTGCAAAATGAACACTTTTGGTTTCTTTCAGCGAAATGGAAATGATTGTCGTGGCGACTGGTCTGGACCTTTTTTCTGACGGCAGTTTTGGAGCAATTAGATCAGGAACCGTCACGGCTAACAAAGATGTTGACGAGGTCGGAGGACCCTTGGGGTTGATTTGTGGGGAAAAATCGTCAAGCTCTTGCCTGTTTGGTGACTGACAGGGGTGGGAGCTGTGATGTCATCGGCACGATTTGCAGGGGTCTGACGCCTTGCATGCATGCACGAGTGGCGCCAGAATCCGATGTCTCTTTTCCAGCGGATTGTTTTTGCCCTGTGTGCTTGTGAAGTCATCGTCAGGGCCAGCGCcgctttctttcttctctcaAACACAACACGCGAAGCAACACTGCTATGTGTTCCTCCCGCCACATCATCACATCATAGGCCTTTGCCTCCTGTCACCGCCTGTTGTGCGCCAATTTACCCATCCCTAGCTCACGCATGCCAAGCCGCTTTTGCAATGACCTCCGTCCGGCGTGCCAGCGTAAGATTTCGCGCTTGGCAATTAGGACCCCCTGTGGTCTCGCCTTGACTAATTGAATGGGAATTTCAACGTGCCGTCTCTAGACTGGACTTTGAATGGCCTCAGTGGGATGGGCAAACATGAGAATGCCATGTTTTGCTCCCCCCGTGCTGCCACTGTGCCAACTTTTCCCCTGTCCAAGCGTCGTTTTCCTCGGCCATTGGCTCACCATACCCCCTTACCCCCTCTTGCTGCATGCAGGGCAGAGACATATCAGGTATCTTGGCTTCAATAGCAGTGGAAAAGATATTGCTCACATGAGTACATCAACAACTTCTCCTAACGTTGGCCGAGTACAGATACCTCTCGCGAGATGAGGTTAGGGAATAGCTATCGGCACTCTGCATGAGCCTTGCAGACCGGAACAACAAGCATTCATGGTTCTGGGGCCCGCTTTTGTCTTGTCCAACCACTGACATCATTTCAAACCGTCATCCTTTTTGTTGCGGAGGGTGGGTGAGACTGCTGATCCCATCTCTCGCTTGCCTTGGCCACCAACGCAGATATCCTCGTCATGTACCCAGGACTCTCTCTTCGTCAGTGCTGTCTCTCTGGCACCACTGA encodes the following:
- a CDS encoding uncharacterized protein (EggNog:ENOG503NUDK; COG:G), translated to MLISSVRKFYLLSAAVISQLPKHPSTPHGPSPPPPPEITGQRYTRKGSQTYLVTLLVSLHRFSSHSASSQQSNCLQNGTDTPTTPPSCHHLLSNSPHAIRRPHFRPPFASTLPSPSHSPHPRRDSHQRGPQRPHPKRPPPSHPRFQTLWAELRILQASGIKVLGMLGGAAKGSFTRLDYPSSTPDFEKYYAPLAALIKEQSLDGLDLDVEEEMTLGGIIHLIDRLRSDFGPGFIITLAPVAAALLNHQHNLSGFDYEALEVMRGREISWYNTQFYCGWGDCSNPVMYEMLLVKGWDPEKIVVGLVTNPENGGGFVPFEVLGNVIPLLAGRHPRFGGVMGWEYFNSLPGGRERPWEWAELMGGYLRGRRSVDDQGLKQAEEDVKRLREKAEQERKRGAAADSDGEDGNEVQVPVPKDFEYHSDGLLEDEDSSQLP
- a CDS encoding uncharacterized protein (EggNog:ENOG503Q0CC), giving the protein MSGFEVAGVVLGAIPLVIASLEHYQAGKGAVASFVKYGGLLENLILRLTIHQHLYHTDILFLLQAAGVVELNLRDEDTVAECFRLLRDPEVNEEIDDWLGPLSDPFKQLVGQYESSLKAIVGHIKHIQRLPDTQKDDLGSLLQANPPDKKITFTERVSFTIKRGKLKALYEELDQSRLSLGTIIEKRKGLQEFSSYEPSPHAGRIVLRLTQIRNPACSLSYALHKSCCCRCVGSHRILFRLESRIPIDRQHKRTSRLLKNSTTFNLVLSIEPTISSRALVHVLSPDTELAADDHPTDSRSVSTRLPTVRFAIAEIPTRPHLQPSRPSTLDLCKAVRDTHHRSRMIRLQLTADVLNMDDEEGADELTTTLSPSPAETLKRVLEQGHLNEDTQLTYKQRTILALDIAASILQLQRTNWLVTPWDCTKIKLLAVENANSTTGMSGKMFGPFVEQEVTRSGPRTRSISNTPEPKDVLLELAILLLEIWTHRTLEMWAEKADQAIMTDTPDRRLIALIRWLDATSQQLPSQYETAARQCVAMCVEQRWAWDDIEFQKRFGENVVKPLLDTCKVWD